One genomic window of Glycine soja cultivar W05 chromosome 9, ASM419377v2, whole genome shotgun sequence includes the following:
- the LOC114368133 gene encoding uncharacterized protein LOC114368133, protein MTTISQDHNKMNLKLVGKSILAMVEENEQLTTPSFITFVRQKFGYTITYRKAWLEKQWVLEQVYDNWEESYNILPKYLQALQLFVPDTIVRIQTIPVLDESNQPITNYVIFHRLFWSFKACIDEFASCKPIV, encoded by the coding sequence ATGACAACCATTTCACAAGATCACAATAAGATGAATTTGAAACTTGTAGGAAAAAGTATCCTTGCGATGGTTGAAGAAAACGAGCAATTGACCACTCCTTCATTCATCACATTTGTAAGACAAAAGTTCGGATACACCATCACATATCGTAAAGCATGGTTGGAAAAACAATGGGTCCTCGAGCAGGTTTACGATAATTGGGAAGAGTCATACAACATACTTCCCAAATACCTACAAGCTTTGCAACTTTTCGTCCCTGACACAATTGTAAGGATTCAAACTATTCCTGTACTAGATGAATCCAACCAACCAATCACAAACTATGTCATATTCCATCGACTTTTTTGGTCATTTAAGGCATGCATTGATGAATTTGCATCTTGTAAACCCATTGTGTAA